Genomic DNA from Novipirellula galeiformis:
TCCGTGCCTTTTCGCGAGATTCTGTCGTTCCATCCCGCTCAACAGCCTCACTAACCGGTCAGCCTGGAAAGAAGCGTCGCGCAATGGCGTCAAGTTGCAAGCGGATTTTCCGAGGATCATGGCACAGCGGTTTCGGATTTGGCAACCCCAATCGCTTGTGGTTGCAACCGATCCGCCGCATCCGGATAAAAACGCGTGCTTGATGTAAAAGATTATCGGGCCAACACCAACATCCTCTGTGGAGGAGGTGCAATCGCGGTTGCAGCACGAAGCGTGGATTTGCTATTCCTCGGGTTGAGGATAGGTTTGCCGCGTGGCTGCGTCATCTGGGGTACATGGTCATCTGGGGTGCATGATGTGCAGCCTATGGCAAAATGAAACGCTGTTCGCTAGCAAAAACGAAGTGGTTTCGATATCAGCGATGATGGATGTGGAATTGTTGGCCCACCGAGGCCTGTGGAACGATGCCAGTGAGAAGAATCAACGGCGCGCTTTGCGTTGCGCGTTAGATTCAGGTTTTGGGCTGGAAACCGATCTACGAGATTTTCAAGGCCAAGTCGTAATCGCACATGATTGTCCCATCGCCGATCACAATGAAAAAATCACGCTGGATGATTTATGCCAGCTTTATCGCAAATCCGCTTCTCATGCTTGCTTGGCATTGAATATCAAAGCGGATGGACTCGCCGACATCGTTCATTCAACGCTGTTGAAGCACAAAATTGACAATTACTTTGTCTTTGACATGTCGGTTCCCGACCTGCTCGCCCACCTTCGCCAATCGCAACACTGCTTCACTCGTCAAAGCGAATACGAATCGGTTCCCTCGCTGCTCCAACGCTGCGAAGGCGTTTGGCTCGATGCGTTTGAGTCACGTTGGTATGGTGAAGAGGTGATCGAGGCACATCTTTGCAGCGGTAAAAGTGTTTGCATCGTTTCATCGGAGCTTCACGGGCGTTCTGCTCACGAAGTGTGGCCTCTCGTTCGGCGTGTCGCCAAACGAAATCTCCATGATGCACGATTGTTGTTGTGTACGGACAACCCTAATGAGTTTAAAGGATTCATGAATGACCAAGATTAAGGCAGTCATTTTCGACATGGATGGCGTTCTGGTTGACGCGAAAGAGTGGCACTTCGATGCGCTAAATCGTGCCTTGGCTCTGTTTGGATTCCACATCAGCCAATTGGAGCATGTACGAGATTATGATGGGCTTCCCACTCGGCATAAGCTTGAAATGCTGACACAGAAGCAAGGGTTACCGTCGTCGCTTCATCGGTTTATCAACCAGATGAAGCAGACATACTTGTATGAGATTGTTGAGCAGCAATGTGTTCCTAACCCGCAGCATATCGAGACGCTTCATCGATTGCGTGAGGAAGGTTTCTCGGTTGCACTTGCATCGAATTCGATTCGTCGCAGTGTCGACCTCTTAATGGAACGCACCGACCTCGGGCAGTTTATGCAGTGTACGTTTAGCAACGAAGATGTTGCGTTACCCAAACCGCATCCTGAGATCTACCAATTGACCATGCAGCGACTCGGGTTTCTTCCCGAAGAGTGTTTGGTCGTTGAGGATGGTTTGTACGGGATACAAGCCGCCCAGCAGGCAGGCGCCCATGTCCACCGGGTCGATACGGTTCACGACGTTCACTACGCTGGCATTTGTCAGACGATTCAACAGCTCGAATCGCAGACGCCATTACGCCGGGCCGTTTGATCGCGTCGAACGGGTTTGCGGGGTGAACGACAATACGTCCCGCTTTGGGTTTGAGTGCTCCGGTTGAAGGACTCTGTCTCGTCCCGTTTAGTAACCCTTCGGAATCAACTTCGTTGTTAGCGGAGCGAGTCGCCCCATTGTGTCACCAGAGGGCTGCGCCCTGCCGCTATTATTTAGCAATGCCGAAGTTGATTCCGAACGGTTCCTTAGGAGGGCAGGCCAGGACCGGACATTGGCGACTGATAGCCGTTGCGAGTTGGAGACCACCCCGGTTTATGACGTTGCGGGGGGAGGCATCTGAGGTCACGATGTGGCACCTTGCAACCCTTCACTGAATTGGTGAGGGCATGGTCAAGGGGATTGCACGCGGCGATCTTTTTCTAACTCGGATGCGGTTCGGCAGGGGGACGCTAGGCGGTTTGGCGAATGGTCAATTCTTGATAGCGTGTCAGTGCGGAGGTGTCGATTCCGCGGCAGAGAAAGACGACTTGGTTACGTGTCCTCAGTGTAATGCGTGGCACCGACAACTTGGCACACGCGAAGTGAACCGCTTTGGCGACCGCCTCGCACTGGGTGTCATGAAACGCCATCACAAATCGATTGGGATTCAATCGTCCCAGGATGGATTCCACGTCTTTGACGGGCTGTTCCCCGAAATGCCCGCCATCAATAAACGCAAAGTCAAATTCTCGCCCTTGCGTCAGCTCGTCCACATGAAGCGGGCTGAAACCGACTTGGTAATCAATGATGTTTGCAATCCCGAGCTGCTCGGCGCCCCATCGGGCAAACCGCAATCCTTCGGGAATGTCGCTCTCAGTGCCGTTTTTCAAAGCGGCGCGAAGTGACTCCGCGTGCTCACGAGCGCGCTCTTCGGTGTACTGGAAATCTTCCTCGGCTTCCTCGATATAGGCGTCCACGCTTAGCAACGATCCGCCTGTCGCCTGGAACGCCATGCCAAGATAAAAGCTGCTGTAGCCAAACGCTGTCGCGATCTCATATCCGCTCTTCAGTTGGTTGTCCGCGATCACCTTGTACAGCATCAACCCTTCTTCGTCAGTGAGCGAATAGGGAAACGCTTTGTTTTTAAGTTTGTGCATCCAATCGAGATCGTCGAGGGGCTGCTCATGTGGGAATAGCACTCGATCCAATTGTTCGTGAATGGGAGTCATTCGAGTGAGCACCTCGTCGGACAATCTCAGCCGCTCGGGATGGTACTTGGCAAACACCGAAGGCTTACGTGCCTCATGTTCAAGGCAATCGAGACGTTGCATGCAGGTCTGCAACGTCGGGGCTGAGGATTGGTTTTCCACTCGATGCGACAATTGCGATACCGCTTCGCGTAATTCGGTTCGATCCGCTTCGAGGTCTCTCAGCCTCCCTTTCCATTGGCGAGATTTGCGCTGCAATGCGACTCCGACTACGACAGAAAGAATCGTGCCTGTTATTGCAAAAATGGTTGTCAGCATAGTGGGGGGGGGAATATCGAAGGGAGGAGTGGCTGCGGAATAGACGCGTTAAAGGTTTAGTGCTGAATTTGCGCCAGCGTCAAGTGAAGATAGTGGTTGGCTCGAAGGGCGCAGGCGATTCGGAAGCTTAGTGAGCGATCATGCAGTTGGCCAACCAGCCGCGTTTCAGTCCCGGGTCGGGGGCGATACTCGGTAACCCGGCGTTTTCAAAAACACCGCCCGCGGCTTGGATGCCGCTGATTACGGCGCCTTCCATCGTCGCGGGCCAACCGGTGCGTGTCCAGTCGCCTGCGAGGCAAAGCCAGGGTAATTTCTCCGGGGCAGGGGAGGGTGACGGACGAAGTTGCTCGACCGTTGGCCGGACGGAGAACACCGAGTTGGGGTCGGTGACGACGCGGTGCCGCAGTAGCGTTGCGGACTTGGTCGGTGGAAACACGGCCCCTAATTCCGACAACACTTGCCGGACGATCTCATCCTTTGACGATCCGCTCATCGGATGCGATCCGCTGATCACCACTTGGTAGTAGTGCTCCGAGCTGTTTTTCGCAGCTTGGAATTGGCCACACGGCTGGCGAAACAACCACTGCGTCAACGTGTCGACCAACACCGCGTGGGGACGCTCGGTGATGGGGCGATCGAACCACAAGTGCAGCCCGCTGATCGGGGAGGATGGAAAGTGTTCAAACGAACTCAAGCGAGGCAGGATCCGAGCGATTTCGGGATCATCAAACAGCCGTGCAACGGTGTGCCATGGGACGGCGCTGATCACGTGGTCCGCTGCGATCCGTTGTCCGTCACTGGTGAGTACGGCTTGAAGGTTTCCCTGGTGCGTTTGGATTTTTTGGGCTGGGGTTGCACAGCGTACCTTGACCCCAAGTTGCGTGAGCACGCCCACGACGTCACGCCCAAAGAGCGTCGAGAGCGGGCGATCGGGAACTAGCACATCCGAAGCGCCGCGTGCCGCCGCAAAGCCATCGACAAAGACCTTTCGCGCTGCCGTCATCGAGGCGTGTTGGCTGGATTCTCCTAACGCACTGGTCAAAATCACGTCCCAGAACAATCGAATCGTCTCGGCGCTTTGCCCATGGGATTGCAGCCACTCGGATGCGATCGCGTGATCGAGTTGGTGATGTGAGCTGCGAATCAGTTTCCACAGCCCGCGACGGATTTCATTTTTCTGCTTTCGATTCAAGTAATTTAGCTTCCCAATCACGCTGGCGAGATGCAGCGGTGCGGGCAGCCATGTCGAAGGGGTGAATTTGCTGGGAGGAAAATGAGGGTGGAAGAACGTCAGTGACTTGTAACGTCGCAGTGCATCGGTAAGCCCACATCGCGACAACAGCCCAATCAGGTTTGTGCAACAGCCCATCGCCACATGTTGGCAATAATCGAGCGTTTCGCCGCTATCGGGGTCCGTGAACGATCCCGCTCGTCCGCCAGCGACGCGTTTGGCTTCGAGCACGCTCACACGGAAGTGCTCGGGATGATGACGGACGATGCATTCCGCGGCAGCTAAACCGGCTACCCCGCCACCGACGATCACGACATGACGCCGATCCTCACTGCCGCTCATCGATGATTCACTTCCGCTTGGGCGTTGCCACGCAGTGGAGCGGTCACTTCGAGAGGCGGGACCGGCAATCGTCGAAAACTAGGAGGCCAAAAATGTTGTGAAACCAGGCCAATTCGATCGCTCGGGGAAAGCGTGATTCGGCACACGGCAATGCGGGTCGGATCTTCCTCGATTCGCGTCAACAACCGTCGATAGGTCCGCCACATCATGCTGAAAATTGGCTGTCCGTCGGGGTGAATGCTGTCCCAAATTTTCCATCCCGAATCGAACAGACGCTTGGCACGCAGAATCTCGTCTTGGAGCAAGCAGCGAAGTCGGTTGTCCCGTCGGAGCGTTAAAATATCGTCTTCGCACAAGCCATGTTGTTCGTAATGTTGTCGCGGCAGATAGATGCGTCCCCGTTTCGCATCTTCAACCACGTCGCGGAGGACGTTGGTCAATTGGAAAGCGAGTCCACAATCGACCGCCGATTCGAGCGGCAACGGTTCCTCGAATTCCCAGATATGTAAACACGCCAAGCCGACCGCAGAAGCAACAAGGTAGCAATAGTGTTCGAGTTGTTCGTAGGTTTCAAAGCGGGTCTTCTGTTGGTCGGCGAGCACGCCGTCAATGATTTCGAGTAGGTACCGCGACGGAATTTTGTATTGTGCCGATGTGTGTCGCAGCGCCGGCAAGATTTCTCGAGCCTGTTGATACAACTGGCTGGCCCATGCTGGCTCTTCTCCCACCGGGCCTTCGGGAAGGATGATTTTTGAATGCGAACTGTCGCTAATCAAGTTGATTGCGGTCGTTTGACGCCACCACTCTAGCCACCGGCCACGAATCGCCGCAGGCTCATTGCAATCTCCCAAATCGTCGGTGATCCGCGCAAACGCATAGAGCGCGCACATCGCTTCGCGTTTGGGCCGCGGAAGCAACCAAAACGAACGATAAAAGTTGCTTCCACTTCGTCGCGACAAACGACGAGCAAAGTGATAGCTAGTGGCAACGGGGATTTCCTCGGGCATACGATGATGATACTCAGGTGCCAAGTGGAGTTGGAGGCCCCCCCATTCTAGAGCATGGAGGTCGATCGCGTTGCCGCGATCGCAGAGAAGCACATCGACCGGAATCGTTTCAGTGTAGGCGAACGTTCCATGGCTACGGCCGCTTACAGCGGATCATTCCTGGCCCGATGTTTAACGCCTCGCGATCAGGGATCGCAGGACCAAGCGAGCCTGAGTCGTCTTGCTGACCTTGGGGCGTTTTCGCATCACATCGAAATCAATCGCCCGGATGGCGTCGAGCGTTGCTAGGCCTCCGCCGGCAAACAACCGCAGACTTCGTCCAAGCCAATGCGGGACTCGGTCGCACAGCGGCATCCCGCGATGGAAAAAGGCCTCGGTTTGGTTGCATTGATGCTGGATCAGTCGTTTGAGTGCCTTGTCGGTCGACCGGTTGCTCGCCATGGAATCGAATTGCGACTCGGAAATGCCAAAGGAACGCAATTCGGATTGAGGGATATAAATTCGCCCGATCGCATAATCTCGCGCCACGTCTTGCCAAAAATTGGCCAATTGAAGTCCCGTGCAAATTTGATCCGACAATGCTAAATCGGTCTCGTTGTCGTCCGCTTCCGCCATTCTCAGCACGATCCGGCCGACCGGATTGGCGCTGCGGCGACAGTAGTTATTCAGTTCGTCAACCGTTTCGTAGCGAGTTTGATGTTGGTCTTGGCGGAAGGCGTCCAATAAATCGTCAAACGGGGTTTGGTCCAGACGAAACGGGGGGATCGTTTTAGCCAGTGCAAGGAAGATTCCGTCTGCCGGGTGCCCCTGGAACGTGGCGTCGAGCGAAGCTTGGAATTCGGAAAGGGCACGCAGGGCTGCCTCGGGCGTCGCCGATTCATCGGCCAAATCGTCCGCCGTGCGGCAAAATGCATAGATGTTATAGAATGGCTGCCGCAATCGGTGGGGCAACAGCACGCTGGCGACCAGGAAATTTTCGTAATGCGAACGGGCAAGCCGTCGGCACTCTCGCTCGGCTTGTCGGACAGGGTCGCCTTTCATTGTCGGTGTATCGCGATTTTTTTGGGGGCGTCCATCGAGGAAAACCGGAGGCAATGATGCGTTGGGTCAAGGCCGGCGACACGTTGGGGCAAGCCCGGCGAGGAAGGGAAGCGTGCATGCATCTAGGGAGATAGCAAAGTGATTTCTGCCCTTCCCAAACGCGAATTGTAGAGGGGCTTTCCAGATGCTGCCATGATGCGACAATTGACAGCGGGAGTTCACCCCCGAAGTCTCCACTTTCCTCACGTTATTGGCATCCCATGAAGATCATTTTGGCAGCACCGCGAGGATTTTGTGCGGGCGTAAATATGGCGATCGATTCCCTCGATTTGACGCTCCAGAAATTTGGGCCGCCCGTTTATGTCTATCACGAAATCGTTCACAACCAATACGTGGTCAATACGTTTCGCGATAAGGGAGCCGTCTTCGTTAACGAGATTGACGAGGTACCCGAAGGCAGCGTGTTGCTCTTTTCCGCTCACGGCGTCTCTCCGCAAGTCCGTGAGGCGGCCAAAGCCCGCAGCTTGAACGCCCTCGATGCCACCTGTCCCTTGGTCACCAAGGTGCACCTCGAAGCGATCAAGTACGCCAAGGCGGGGTACACGATTATCTTGATCGGTCACGATGGCCATGATGAAGTGATCGGCACGATGGGGGAGGCGCCCGAGGCGATTCTGTTGGTCGAAGATGAAGCGGATGTTGCCGAGTTGCAGGTCAAGGATGAGTCCAAGCTCGCTTATTTGACCCAGACAACATTGAGTGTCGATGATGCTAATCGAGTGATCAACAAGCTTCGCGAGCGATTCCCCCATATCGAAAGTCCTCCCAAAGGCGACATTTGCTACGCAACTCAGAATCGCCAGGAAGCGGTGCGAGTGCTATCGGATGACGTCGATGTGGTAGTGGTATTGGGCAGCCAAAATAGTAGCAACAGCCAGCGTCTTCGTGAGCTTGCGGCCGAAGGTGGGAAGCAAGCCTATTTGATCGATGGCCCGGACGACCTCGATTTGGATTACTTTACAGCCGCCTCGACCGTTCTGATTACGGCCGGAGCGAGTGCCCCCGAATCGGTGGTGCAAGCGACGATCGATTGGTTGATCAAGCATTTTGATGCGACCGTGGAAGTGAAGCAGATTCGCGAGGAATCGGTCCACTTTCCGTTGCCCAAGCCACTCCGGGCGTTCGCCGCGGAAGTGCAAGCTCAATAGAAGTCGAAATCCGGTCGGTTTGGAACCTTGAGCGGACCGGGCTCGATCTTATTTTCACACACTCACCCACTCTGCGAATAAAGGAATAGGTAGTCATGTCGACTAAAGAGCAGCGACGGCAGAAAAAACTCGCGAAGAAACGTTCCAAAGAGATTGTGAAACGAAAGGAACTCGCGCGTGAGAGGAATTCACTTCAATCGCTCGCTGGGCAGATGAAGGCCGCCTCGGCTGGTCCGCTCGACCAATGTTTGATGAGTGCGGGGTTGTTCCAACCCGACACCAAATTTGGGTCCGTTTTCATCAGTCGGCGAATGCGTGATGGGCGTGTTGCGATTGTCAAGATTCTGGTCGATGGGCTTTGTTTAGGCGTCAAAAATGTCGCTGCATTTGTCTGCTATCCTGCAGATCAAAACCAAATCTTGGAGGACATGTCGCAGTCGGAGTTGATGCAAGAGGTGCCGCTGGCCAAGGCTCGCAAGTTTGTCGAGGGGGCGATCGCCTTTGCCGAGCAATTCAAGTTCGATCCCCATGCGGATTATCGTAAAGTCGAGGTGATGTGGGGCGACACCGATCCAAACGAATGCAGCGAAGCGTTCGCTTTCGGAGACCACGAAGGCAAGCCACGCTTCGTCAACGGACCTTATGATTCGCTGGTGCTTCAGCAACAGATCCGTGAGAAATTGCAAACGCATGCCGGCGAAGGCAATTACAGCATTGTCGTGATGATGGATCCGGTGGACTCAGCATCGGGCGGCGATTGGAGTGACGGTCCTGAATTGGATGCGGACATCGACGAGGACGTGATCGATGGCCGAGCGGTCCCGCGGATTCGTTAGAGTCACCTCTTCGCTAGGGCAACTTCATTGAGGTGAGGTATCACGCGGCATGCGGCAATGGCACGGTGGAGAGCACCGTGCCATTTTTTTGCTGCCGTCAATTTACTTGGCTGGTTGCTCCGCGGAGGCTGCGAGGCTGGCGATTTCAAATTTTTTGAACTGAGCGTCGGTCGTGGGATCGTGGCCTTGGATCATGATCGTGCCCGCTTCGAGACGTTTGCCTTTGCGCGGGTTTTCGTGCGGTTCCCGATCGTCTTGCCAATTGCTGACTTGCACTCCGCCTACCCAAGCGGCGATCTTGGCGCCGTGGGCGGCCAGCACAACGGTGGCCCATTTGCCCGATTCGCCCGCGACGAATCGAGCGTCTTGGCGGCGAAAGATGCCCCCAGTTCCGCAATCGCCCGGCGTCAATGGTGATCCGTCCTTCATCGCGTTACTGACTTGGCACTCGTATCCCATCATCTCCAGCCCAGGGATACAGCGGAAGAAAATGCCTGAGTTGATCTCGGGTTGAGGCAGCTTGTATTCGGCGAGCAAGACAAAGTCATCATACGTTTGTTTGGTTTCGATTTGCCCTTTGCCCCCTTTGACTTGCAGCACCCCTTCGTCGTTGACCGTGTATTCGGTCTTCATTTCGGGGTACTTTTTCCACTGCGAAAGGTCTTGGTCGAGCAGCGAATTCAAACCGAGCGGGCGAAGGCGGATGTTGCGAAACGCGATACGGCCCCCGTTATGTTGCAGCCCGATTCGGCCCGCCGCTAAGGTTGTTTCGTCAGTGTATTCGCATACCAATTGGTCATCGACGGTGATTTGCAAACGTTTGCCATCGAGTTGGATTTGCATCGTTCGCCATTGGCCGTACGTTTGCTTGGGGGCTTTGTCCGAAGCCTTTTGGCGTTTGACCACACCACCGGTAGGAAAGGGATTGTCGTCCCCAGCGATGTTGACTTCGTAACACTCGGTCGCAGGATCGTCGACTTCTAGCGGAGTGCGAAGGAACACGCCGCTATTGGTTTGTTCGTCGGCGTTGAACTCGAGCGTCAATTCATAGTTCGTCCACGGCATCGACGTGCAGAGCAGCGAAGGTTCGCCTTGATCGACGGTGATCGTTTCGTCTTCGATTCGCCAATTGGCGTTGCCCGCGATTTCCCAGCCAAAGAAGGTGTGTCCGTCGAACAAACGAATCCAACCCGCCGAGGCATCGGCTTCATCCAAGCGGGCGGCGAGCAATTCGTCTGCGGTGGCTTCGTACGCTTGCCGATCGAAGCTCGTTTGTGAATCGGTTGCGGTTTCACTTGCTGTGGCGTTTTCGGTTGGGTCGCCCGCGGGCGGCGTTTTGGAACTGCATCCCGATGCGAGCAGCGCCAGCAGCGAAAGGGTTGCTAGGGGCAGTGAAAACGCGGCACAGGGGAAATCACGGCGTTGGTTGGTAAACAAGTCAAGCATATCCATAGCGTTCAAAATAAGACGCCCAACGTGACCGAATGAGTTCGTCGGCTGCGGGGGCGAGTTGGTGTTGGTTGGTTTTGTAGTCTTTGTGCTCGGTTTCCGCCCAAGCTTGGATCGTTGGTTCCACCGCGTCAAAGTCGCTTAAGCGTAGCGTTTGGTAGATGTTCCTTAAGGTTCCAACGGGATCGGCAGTCAGATCTTCGTAGCGAATATCGATCAAGCGGTCTGCGGGGATCGATTCGCGTTGCTGGTGAAACGCATCGTACATCTTTTCGAGGCATTCGATCACGTAGGGCTCGATGGTTTCTTGGTCGGGCTTCTGTAACGCTTGGACTTCATCGAGTCCTTTCCACAGTCGGCAAGTCGATGGGAAAAGCGAACGTGGATCGCGGCTGATGTGAATGAATTTGGCTTCGGGGAATTCACGGGCCAAGTAGGCGATTCGGCCGGTATGCGTCGGGCTTTTGATCACCAATGGACGACCCGTCGCGACGCTGACGTTCAATAAGAAACGGCGCAGCGATTTCAGCCAATGGTCCACTGCGGCATCATCGACTCCATCAAAACTGAGGTAGTCGAGATGCACCGGACCTTCGTTTGGAAACGCAATCCGTCGATAGGGCGAAGGCAATCCCATCGTCAACAGGGCAAACTCGTCCTCTTGAGGGCGGTCCCAGCCTGCGGCCATGTTGTCCATGGGGCGTTTTCCAGGCAGTAACCAATTGGCAAACCGTCTGAAAAACCACTCCGTCGCCAAAAAATGAGCCGGCGCAAAGCACTGGTAGGTCGATGGACTGCTCAGCCGTTCGTCACGGACCATTAACTCGTGCAACAGTGTCGTCCCGCTCCGCCAATGGCCGATGATGAACACGGGGGTGCCGTGTAGTTCTGCTTCACGCAGTTGGCGGCGGAATAAGAGCTTCTGTATGCCCCCCATGATGGTGTTGAAGGGGGTCGCGATCGAGACCCCGATCACGATACCGACTCGGCTGGCTGAGACACGAAAGCGGCCTTCGCGTAGCAGCCGGTACCATACGGTCGGCTTCATTCCGTGCCAAAAGCGGGGGGAGTAGAACGGATATTGATGGAAGGGAGTCTCGGACAACGCAATCGCTATGAATAAATGAGGAAAGCAGCGGAACCAAATCACCTCTAACACTGTAATTGGTTGGTGTTAGCCCGTGCAGTCGTGGGGCCGGATCCCTGCGATGCTTTGTGACATTTTTCAACACTGGGGGCATTCTCCCCTACATTGCTTCGTTTAGCTCCCTCACTCATTTCTTGGTTTTAGTTACAATCGCGGCTCCCTTCGTCCGATTCACTGCCGCAATTTTCACCTCCTTACGGTTTCATTCCTTTGTCCGAAAGCCCTGAATCAACCAATCCCGAGTCTGCGGACTCTCCCCTTCGCGAGTTATCGATCGTCGATCTGCAGCGGCACATCCACCAGATGTACTATGAAAAAGACGTCGCTCGGGGGGTCGAAGGCACCTTTATGTGGTTGATGGAGGAGGTGGGGGAATTATCGTCGGCGCTCCGCGGCAACGATCGCGAAAACTTGGCCGAAGAGTTTGCTGACGTGATCGCTTGGTTGGCAACGATCGCCAATGTGGCTGAAATCGACCTCAACGCGGCGCTGGTTGCTAAGTACGGTCACGGTTGTCCCGGTTGTCGTCGCTTGGTTTGCGAATGCCCCGATTCCGAGAAACCGTGATTTCTATCAAGTTAAGTTCTGAT
This window encodes:
- a CDS encoding HAD family hydrolase, which produces MTKIKAVIFDMDGVLVDAKEWHFDALNRALALFGFHISQLEHVRDYDGLPTRHKLEMLTQKQGLPSSLHRFINQMKQTYLYEIVEQQCVPNPQHIETLHRLREEGFSVALASNSIRRSVDLLMERTDLGQFMQCTFSNEDVALPKPHPEIYQLTMQRLGFLPEECLVVEDGLYGIQAAQQAGAHVHRVDTVHDVHYAGICQTIQQLESQTPLRRAV
- a CDS encoding class I SAM-dependent methyltransferase, translating into MLTTIFAITGTILSVVVGVALQRKSRQWKGRLRDLEADRTELREAVSQLSHRVENQSSAPTLQTCMQRLDCLEHEARKPSVFAKYHPERLRLSDEVLTRMTPIHEQLDRVLFPHEQPLDDLDWMHKLKNKAFPYSLTDEEGLMLYKVIADNQLKSGYEIATAFGYSSFYLGMAFQATGGSLLSVDAYIEEAEEDFQYTEERAREHAESLRAALKNGTESDIPEGLRFARWGAEQLGIANIIDYQVGFSPLHVDELTQGREFDFAFIDGGHFGEQPVKDVESILGRLNPNRFVMAFHDTQCEAVAKAVHFACAKLSVPRITLRTRNQVVFLCRGIDTSALTRYQELTIRQTA
- the hpnE gene encoding hydroxysqualene dehydroxylase HpnE, encoding MSGSEDRRHVVIVGGGVAGLAAAECIVRHHPEHFRVSVLEAKRVAGGRAGSFTDPDSGETLDYCQHVAMGCCTNLIGLLSRCGLTDALRRYKSLTFFHPHFPPSKFTPSTWLPAPLHLASVIGKLNYLNRKQKNEIRRGLWKLIRSSHHQLDHAIASEWLQSHGQSAETIRLFWDVILTSALGESSQHASMTAARKVFVDGFAAARGASDVLVPDRPLSTLFGRDVVGVLTQLGVKVRCATPAQKIQTHQGNLQAVLTSDGQRIAADHVISAVPWHTVARLFDDPEIARILPRLSSFEHFPSSPISGLHLWFDRPITERPHAVLVDTLTQWLFRQPCGQFQAAKNSSEHYYQVVISGSHPMSGSSKDEIVRQVLSELGAVFPPTKSATLLRHRVVTDPNSVFSVRPTVEQLRPSPSPAPEKLPWLCLAGDWTRTGWPATMEGAVISGIQAAGGVFENAGLPSIAPDPGLKRGWLANCMIAH
- a CDS encoding phytoene/squalene synthase family protein, which encodes MPEEIPVATSYHFARRLSRRSGSNFYRSFWLLPRPKREAMCALYAFARITDDLGDCNEPAAIRGRWLEWWRQTTAINLISDSSHSKIILPEGPVGEEPAWASQLYQQAREILPALRHTSAQYKIPSRYLLEIIDGVLADQQKTRFETYEQLEHYCYLVASAVGLACLHIWEFEEPLPLESAVDCGLAFQLTNVLRDVVEDAKRGRIYLPRQHYEQHGLCEDDILTLRRDNRLRCLLQDEILRAKRLFDSGWKIWDSIHPDGQPIFSMMWRTYRRLLTRIEEDPTRIAVCRITLSPSDRIGLVSQHFWPPSFRRLPVPPLEVTAPLRGNAQAEVNHR
- the hpnC gene encoding squalene synthase HpnC — translated: MKGDPVRQAERECRRLARSHYENFLVASVLLPHRLRQPFYNIYAFCRTADDLADESATPEAALRALSEFQASLDATFQGHPADGIFLALAKTIPPFRLDQTPFDDLLDAFRQDQHQTRYETVDELNNYCRRSANPVGRIVLRMAEADDNETDLALSDQICTGLQLANFWQDVARDYAIGRIYIPQSELRSFGISESQFDSMASNRSTDKALKRLIQHQCNQTEAFFHRGMPLCDRVPHWLGRSLRLFAGGGLATLDAIRAIDFDVMRKRPKVSKTTQARLVLRSLIARR
- the ispH gene encoding 4-hydroxy-3-methylbut-2-enyl diphosphate reductase, whose protein sequence is MKIILAAPRGFCAGVNMAIDSLDLTLQKFGPPVYVYHEIVHNQYVVNTFRDKGAVFVNEIDEVPEGSVLLFSAHGVSPQVREAAKARSLNALDATCPLVTKVHLEAIKYAKAGYTIILIGHDGHDEVIGTMGEAPEAILLVEDEADVAELQVKDESKLAYLTQTTLSVDDANRVINKLRERFPHIESPPKGDICYATQNRQEAVRVLSDDVDVVVVLGSQNSSNSQRLRELAAEGGKQAYLIDGPDDLDLDYFTAASTVLITAGASAPESVVQATIDWLIKHFDATVEVKQIREESVHFPLPKPLRAFAAEVQAQ
- a CDS encoding 3-keto-disaccharide hydrolase, with protein sequence MDMLDLFTNQRRDFPCAAFSLPLATLSLLALLASGCSSKTPPAGDPTENATASETATDSQTSFDRQAYEATADELLAARLDEADASAGWIRLFDGHTFFGWEIAGNANWRIEDETITVDQGEPSLLCTSMPWTNYELTLEFNADEQTNSGVFLRTPLEVDDPATECYEVNIAGDDNPFPTGGVVKRQKASDKAPKQTYGQWRTMQIQLDGKRLQITVDDQLVCEYTDETTLAAGRIGLQHNGGRIAFRNIRLRPLGLNSLLDQDLSQWKKYPEMKTEYTVNDEGVLQVKGGKGQIETKQTYDDFVLLAEYKLPQPEINSGIFFRCIPGLEMMGYECQVSNAMKDGSPLTPGDCGTGGIFRRQDARFVAGESGKWATVVLAAHGAKIAAWVGGVQVSNWQDDREPHENPRKGKRLEAGTIMIQGHDPTTDAQFKKFEIASLAASAEQPAK
- a CDS encoding sulfotransferase family protein, giving the protein MLEVIWFRCFPHLFIAIALSETPFHQYPFYSPRFWHGMKPTVWYRLLREGRFRVSASRVGIVIGVSIATPFNTIMGGIQKLLFRRQLREAELHGTPVFIIGHWRSGTTLLHELMVRDERLSSPSTYQCFAPAHFLATEWFFRRFANWLLPGKRPMDNMAAGWDRPQEDEFALLTMGLPSPYRRIAFPNEGPVHLDYLSFDGVDDAAVDHWLKSLRRFLLNVSVATGRPLVIKSPTHTGRIAYLAREFPEAKFIHISRDPRSLFPSTCRLWKGLDEVQALQKPDQETIEPYVIECLEKMYDAFHQQRESIPADRLIDIRYEDLTADPVGTLRNIYQTLRLSDFDAVEPTIQAWAETEHKDYKTNQHQLAPAADELIRSRWASYFERYGYA
- a CDS encoding MazG nucleotide pyrophosphohydrolase domain-containing protein; this encodes MYYEKDVARGVEGTFMWLMEEVGELSSALRGNDRENLAEEFADVIAWLATIANVAEIDLNAALVAKYGHGCPGCRRLVCECPDSEKP